One part of the uncultured Bacteroides sp. genome encodes these proteins:
- a CDS encoding PH domain-containing protein, whose amino-acid sequence MNKVFRARVIWYHYIYFVLLSGLALSFFMDNFFNLGVLFILWFIYMLEKTFHTQYTITPERTLIISQGRFFKNRTIAIDEIESIDEFYKLKLAGISVTEFILIKHRNKYYSLLPAKEKKAEMFQLLTNRE is encoded by the coding sequence ATGAATAAAGTATTTAGAGCACGGGTTATTTGGTATCATTATATCTATTTTGTTCTTTTATCAGGATTAGCTCTTTCCTTTTTTATGGATAATTTTTTTAATTTAGGAGTACTGTTTATTTTGTGGTTCATTTATATGCTTGAAAAAACATTTCATACACAATATACAATAACTCCAGAACGAACTCTTATTATTTCTCAAGGCAGATTCTTTAAAAACAGAACTATAGCGATTGATGAAATTGAATCTATTGATGAATTTTATAAATTAAAGCTTGCTGGTATTTCTGTTACAGAATTTATATTGATAAAACACAGAAATAAATACTATTCTCTGCTTCCTGCAAAGGAAAAGAAGGCGGAGATGTTTCAATTACTGACAAATAGAGAATAA
- the lpdA gene encoding dihydrolipoyl dehydrogenase: protein MKYDVAIIGGGPAGYTAAELAGKEGLNVVLFEKQNLGGVCLNEGCIPTKTLLYSAKVYDYARHASKYGVTVPESSFDLSKIIARKSKVVRKLVLGVKSKLTTNNVTIITGEAKVINKSTVQCNDETYECSNLILCTGSETFIPPIPGVDQINFWTHRDALDNKELSSSLAIVGGGVIGMEFASFFNSLGVEVTVIEMLDEILGGMDKELSALLRADYAKKGIKFLIGTKVLAFENAGNGATVIFENQEGKGSITAEKILMSVGRRPVTEGFGLDNLSLERTERRCIKVDEYMQSSVESVYVCGDLTGFSLLAHTAVREAEVAVHHILGKQDKMSYCAIPGVVYTNPEIAGVGQTEESLQSAGIAYKSIKLPMAFSGRFVAENEGVNGMCKMLIGEDDTVLGVHVYGNPASEIITLAVMAVELGLKTEEWKRFVFPHPTVGEIFKEAL, encoded by the coding sequence ATGAAATACGATGTTGCTATTATTGGAGGAGGTCCGGCTGGATATACAGCTGCCGAGCTTGCCGGAAAGGAGGGATTGAACGTAGTCCTTTTTGAAAAACAAAACCTAGGCGGCGTATGCCTGAACGAAGGTTGTATTCCTACCAAAACATTACTGTATTCGGCCAAAGTTTACGATTATGCCCGTCATGCCTCAAAGTATGGCGTAACTGTTCCTGAATCTTCTTTCGACTTGAGCAAGATTATTGCCCGGAAGTCTAAAGTGGTGCGTAAGCTGGTGCTTGGAGTAAAATCAAAATTGACAACCAATAATGTTACAATTATAACAGGTGAAGCAAAAGTAATTAATAAAAGTACGGTTCAATGCAACGACGAGACTTACGAATGCAGTAATCTGATTCTCTGCACTGGTTCAGAAACATTTATTCCTCCTATTCCCGGAGTAGATCAGATAAACTTCTGGACTCACCGGGATGCTTTGGATAACAAAGAACTTTCTTCATCTTTAGCTATCGTGGGTGGTGGTGTAATAGGAATGGAATTTGCCTCTTTTTTCAATAGTCTGGGAGTAGAAGTTACCGTTATTGAAATGCTTGATGAGATTCTGGGTGGAATGGATAAAGAACTTTCTGCTTTACTACGGGCTGACTATGCAAAGAAAGGAATTAAGTTCCTTATTGGTACAAAAGTGCTGGCATTTGAGAATGCAGGGAATGGGGCAACTGTTATATTTGAAAATCAGGAAGGCAAAGGAAGTATTACAGCCGAAAAGATTTTAATGAGTGTGGGACGCCGACCTGTTACTGAAGGCTTTGGTTTGGATAATCTTTCCCTCGAAAGAACTGAACGCAGATGCATTAAAGTTGACGAATACATGCAATCTTCTGTAGAAAGTGTTTATGTTTGCGGTGATTTAACAGGATTTTCTCTTCTTGCTCACACAGCCGTTCGGGAAGCAGAGGTTGCTGTTCATCATATTCTTGGGAAACAAGATAAAATGAGTTATTGTGCAATTCCCGGTGTGGTTTATACTAATCCGGAAATAGCAGGAGTGGGACAAACAGAAGAGAGTTTGCAATCGGCAGGTATTGCATATAAATCTATTAAACTCCCAATGGCATTCTCCGGTAGATTCGTTGCCGAAAATGAAGGAGTAAACGGAATGTGCAAAATGCTGATTGGTGAAGACGACACTGTTCTTGGTGTTCATGTTTATGGCAATCCTGCATCTGAGATTATAACTCTAGCAGTGATGGCTGTTGAATTGGGATTAAAAACGGAGGAATGGAAACGTTTTGTTTTTCCACATCCTACTGTTGGCGAAATATTTAAGGAGGCTTTATAA